The Chryseolinea soli genome contains a region encoding:
- a CDS encoding caspase family protein, whose translation MRLTIALLLLPFVAFSQSLETIIQKGHELAVVAVAVSADSNYVATASKDKSAKLWEMSTGREVRSFLGHEATVTSVEFSQDGKFLLTGSNDKSIRLWEVSTGREVFSLATEEYITDVAIDPKMKYFVVAGYDRTDSATVYDFTSKKVLAKIPTSADQGSGSGVDIAISPDGRWVAFGEDNRVANLYQSSDWKNIHTFPYEEGTCGGCGTRTVFSPDSKTLYQISENGPLRKYDLATYKLIKTYEEKVEDVTGIALSADGKILARATEKEVQVWDEASGRVVATLPAEDGEFHEITFSRDGKKLLVPCDNNTTLIWDFVKNKKEEPLTGFLNQRDRGGLNYDPNFYWESNIARYVRFKNSVLISRDGKTLIKGKFGTKVKRWDIATGKTVMEYVGHKKAVLCYDLSRDGRRLLTGGGDGKIMLWDVETGDSLKSIQTYREPIFDIHFSSDETKAVSSSWDASMKVHDLANGKLLTYLDLERYSAYSIVFHPNDLYLFSARLDNSLQMWELDTKKEVRNFTGHTDVISVIRLSSDQKTLLSASWDGSIRLWDIGTGLMTKKFKGHKGAVHTALFGMDGKTVYSAGADRTIRVWDINTGAVIRTFEGHNAEVTSLAFSPDNRMLISLSLDGVTKFWDMATGKEFFEHIHIGEKDWMVKNPEGYFNSTGDARQYIHFVSGMKTYAVDQFFNEFYRPDLLPKIFQNRGGKEESKSIQGKLKSSPPPTVKVAVIPGQPGKAEVYVRIVDNGNGVENLKLFHNGKNIPLNRDALTFPSSRGQATTYKHEVNLIGGQNTFTATASNKDNVESDPQSVELFSEHATKSSTCYVLAVGINQYKNSKLNLNYARTDAESFGKVMDDKSALFKNLELVTLYDSDATRPKILSALDDLSNKISQEDVFIFYYAGHGSMVDNRFYFVPTESPRLYDASSLTKEAIDASVLQDKLKQIKALKQLIVMDACQSGGSVELLATRGASEEKAIAQLSRSAGIHVMASAGSEQFATEFRELGHGLFTYVLIKGLQGEADGAPKDGKVTIYELKSYIDDQVPEMTRKMKGNPQYPYTFSRGQDFPVVIEE comes from the coding sequence ATGAGGCTCACCATCGCACTTCTCCTTCTCCCTTTCGTTGCATTTTCACAATCCCTGGAAACCATCATACAAAAAGGTCATGAACTGGCCGTGGTGGCCGTGGCCGTAAGCGCCGACAGCAACTATGTCGCCACCGCGAGCAAGGACAAATCGGCCAAGCTTTGGGAAATGAGTACCGGCCGCGAAGTGCGCAGCTTCCTGGGCCACGAAGCCACGGTGACCAGCGTCGAGTTTTCGCAAGACGGAAAATTTTTGCTCACCGGCAGCAACGACAAAAGCATCCGGCTGTGGGAAGTGAGCACGGGCCGCGAAGTTTTTTCGTTGGCCACCGAGGAGTACATCACCGACGTCGCCATCGATCCGAAAATGAAATACTTTGTCGTGGCCGGCTATGATCGCACCGACTCGGCCACCGTCTACGATTTTACATCTAAAAAAGTGCTGGCTAAAATTCCAACCTCCGCCGACCAGGGATCGGGCAGCGGCGTGGATATCGCGATTAGCCCCGATGGGCGGTGGGTGGCCTTCGGGGAAGACAACCGGGTAGCCAACCTGTACCAAAGCTCAGATTGGAAAAATATTCACACGTTTCCCTATGAAGAAGGCACGTGCGGCGGTTGTGGCACGCGCACGGTATTTAGCCCAGACAGTAAAACCCTCTACCAGATCTCCGAAAACGGCCCGTTGCGCAAATATGATCTGGCTACCTATAAGCTGATAAAGACCTACGAAGAGAAAGTGGAAGACGTCACCGGCATTGCCTTGAGTGCGGATGGGAAAATTTTGGCGCGCGCCACGGAAAAGGAAGTGCAGGTTTGGGATGAAGCCAGCGGCCGCGTGGTGGCTACACTTCCCGCCGAGGATGGCGAATTTCACGAGATCACTTTTTCGCGCGATGGAAAAAAATTGTTGGTGCCCTGCGATAACAACACCACCCTGATCTGGGATTTTGTAAAGAATAAAAAGGAAGAGCCCTTGACCGGCTTTTTGAACCAACGCGACCGCGGGGGGCTCAACTACGATCCTAACTTTTATTGGGAGTCGAATATTGCGCGCTACGTTCGCTTCAAAAATTCCGTGCTCATCTCGCGCGACGGCAAGACACTCATCAAAGGCAAGTTCGGCACAAAGGTGAAACGCTGGGACATCGCCACGGGGAAAACTGTTATGGAATACGTCGGTCATAAAAAGGCCGTGCTGTGCTACGACCTCTCGCGAGACGGCCGGCGACTGCTCACCGGTGGTGGCGATGGCAAGATCATGCTGTGGGATGTTGAAACCGGGGACTCGCTAAAGTCCATCCAAACCTATCGCGAACCCATCTTCGACATTCACTTCAGCAGCGACGAAACAAAAGCGGTATCCTCCAGTTGGGATGCTTCCATGAAAGTGCACGACCTGGCCAACGGAAAACTGCTCACGTATCTTGATCTGGAGCGCTATTCCGCCTACAGCATCGTCTTTCATCCCAACGACCTGTACCTGTTCTCGGCACGCCTCGACAATTCCCTGCAGATGTGGGAGCTCGACACAAAAAAAGAAGTGCGCAATTTCACCGGCCACACCGACGTGATTTCGGTGATTCGACTCAGCAGCGATCAAAAAACATTGCTCAGCGCGAGTTGGGATGGTTCCATCCGCCTCTGGGATATCGGCACGGGATTGATGACAAAAAAATTCAAGGGCCACAAGGGTGCTGTCCACACCGCGCTTTTTGGGATGGATGGAAAAACGGTTTACTCTGCCGGAGCCGACCGCACGATCCGCGTGTGGGACATCAACACGGGAGCAGTGATCCGCACGTTCGAAGGACACAACGCCGAAGTGACTTCCCTGGCCTTTAGCCCGGACAACAGGATGCTGATCAGCCTCAGCCTCGACGGGGTGACCAAATTTTGGGACATGGCCACCGGCAAAGAATTCTTCGAGCACATTCACATCGGGGAGAAAGACTGGATGGTGAAAAATCCCGAAGGCTATTTTAACAGCACCGGCGACGCACGGCAATACATCCATTTCGTGAGCGGCATGAAGACCTATGCGGTAGACCAATTCTTCAACGAGTTTTATCGCCCCGACCTGCTGCCGAAAATTTTTCAGAATCGCGGGGGCAAAGAAGAATCCAAAAGCATCCAGGGAAAGCTGAAAAGTTCGCCGCCTCCCACGGTGAAAGTGGCCGTCATCCCAGGCCAGCCAGGTAAGGCGGAGGTGTATGTGCGCATCGTCGACAACGGCAATGGCGTCGAGAATCTGAAGTTGTTTCACAACGGCAAGAACATCCCCCTCAACCGCGACGCGCTTACGTTCCCCTCCTCGCGCGGGCAAGCGACTACCTACAAGCACGAAGTGAATCTCATCGGGGGGCAAAACACCTTCACAGCCACGGCCAGCAATAAAGACAATGTAGAATCCGATCCACAGAGCGTCGAGCTGTTTTCAGAACATGCCACCAAAAGCAGCACCTGCTATGTTCTCGCTGTAGGTATCAACCAGTACAAGAACAGCAAGCTCAACCTGAACTACGCGCGCACCGACGCGGAGTCATTTGGCAAGGTCATGGACGACAAGAGCGCGCTCTTCAAAAACCTGGAGCTCGTCACGCTCTATGACAGCGACGCCACGCGCCCAAAAATTCTTAGCGCGCTCGACGACCTGTCGAACAAGATCAGCCAGGAGGACGTTTTTATTTTTTACTATGCCGGACACGGAAGCATGGTCGACAATCGTTTCTATTTCGTGCCCACTGAGAGCCCGCGACTCTATGACGCCAGCTCGCTGACAAAAGAGGCGATTGACGCCAGCGTGTTGCAAGACAAGCTGAAGCAGATCAAGGCGCTGAAGCAGCTCATCGTGATGGACGCCTGCCAGTCGGGAGGCTCGGTGGAGTTGCTGGCGACACGGGGCGCCAGCGAAGAAAAGGCCATCGCCCAACTCTCGCGCAGTGCCGGCATCCATGTGATGGCCTCGGCGGGCAGCGAGCAGTTTGCCACCGAATTCCGCGAGCTGGGCCATGGCTTGTTCACCTACGTGCTCATCAAAGGCCTGCAGGGCGAAGCCGACGGCGCGCCGAAAGATGGCAAGGTTACCATCTACGAGCTGAAGTCATATATCGACGACCAGGTGCCGGAGATGACCCGGAAAATGAAAGGCAACCCACAATATCCTTACACGTTCTCACGAGGACAAGACTTCCCCGTGGTGATCGAAGAATAG
- the cdaA gene encoding diadenylate cyclase CdaA codes for MVLLFKIGFLEVTWVDFVDIALVSILLYQVYKLIRGSIAVNIFLGILALYLVYLIVRAAQMELLATILGQFMGVGVLAMIILFQPEIRKFLLVIGRGTEFKENIFKTIANWRHQYHDDFDIHEVMEAAKALKATKTGALIVFSRDTELKFYVQTGDALDSAVNKRLLLSIFNKNSPLHDGAVIIHKGRIKAARCVLPVSENDNLPAHFGLRHRAAVGMSENTDTLVMAISEESGRLILARNGKYLRSLKLKQVEHRVLQYLHNDEPARWEEVKDEEPEPTESSPAKA; via the coding sequence ATGGTCTTACTTTTTAAAATAGGATTTCTGGAAGTTACCTGGGTCGATTTTGTCGACATCGCATTGGTGAGCATCTTGCTCTACCAGGTATACAAGCTCATCCGCGGAAGTATTGCCGTGAACATCTTCCTGGGGATCCTGGCGCTCTACCTGGTGTACCTCATCGTGCGCGCCGCGCAGATGGAATTGCTGGCCACCATCCTCGGACAGTTCATGGGTGTCGGGGTGCTGGCCATGATCATCCTCTTCCAGCCGGAGATCCGGAAATTCCTGCTCGTGATCGGGCGGGGAACCGAATTCAAGGAGAACATTTTCAAGACCATCGCCAACTGGCGTCATCAATATCATGACGACTTCGACATCCACGAGGTGATGGAAGCCGCCAAGGCCCTGAAAGCAACCAAGACCGGCGCCCTCATTGTTTTTTCGCGCGATACCGAACTCAAATTCTATGTACAAACCGGCGACGCGCTGGATTCGGCCGTGAACAAGCGCCTGCTGCTTTCCATCTTTAACAAAAACAGTCCATTGCACGACGGCGCCGTGATCATCCACAAGGGACGGATCAAAGCCGCCCGCTGCGTGCTGCCCGTAAGCGAGAATGACAACCTGCCCGCACATTTCGGGCTGCGGCACCGTGCCGCGGTGGGCATGTCGGAAAACACCGACACCCTGGTGATGGCCATTTCGGAAGAATCGGGCCGCCTCATCCTGGCCCGCAACGGCAAATATCTGCGCTCGCTGAAATTGAAGCAGGTCGAACACCGCGTGCTGCAGTACCTCCACAACGACGAACCGGCGCGTTGGGAAGAAGTGAAGGATGAAGAACCCGAGCCCACCGAATCTTCGCCTGCAAAAGCATAA
- the folP gene encoding dihydropteroate synthase, translated as MKSAPENRLFSTNKTLNLRGRLIDLHTPKVMGILNVTPDSFFDGGRYTTEDAIVRQAEKMLQEGATLIDVGAASSRPGAPDISKEAEMSRALLAIKVILKNFPEALVSIDTYRSAVAHAAVNEGAVLINDISGGSLDPLMFDCVAAAKVPYVLMHMKGDPQTMTKLASYENLLQEVLNYFHKKIYQLQLRGIKDVIVDPGFGFAKGPTQNFELLHQLEYLHLLNKPLLVGLSRKSMIWKTLNIAPEQALNGTTALNALALAKGATLLRVHDVKEAVETIKLITSTLASPNG; from the coding sequence ATGAAATCTGCGCCTGAAAATAGATTATTTTCCACAAACAAAACACTGAACCTCCGCGGCCGGCTCATCGACCTCCACACGCCCAAAGTGATGGGCATTTTGAATGTGACGCCCGACAGTTTTTTTGACGGCGGCCGCTACACCACCGAAGACGCCATCGTGCGGCAGGCCGAAAAAATGCTCCAGGAAGGCGCCACCCTCATCGACGTGGGCGCCGCCTCGTCCCGTCCCGGTGCACCCGACATTTCGAAAGAAGCCGAAATGAGCCGGGCCTTGCTGGCGATAAAGGTTATCCTGAAAAATTTCCCCGAAGCGCTTGTTTCCATCGATACCTACCGCAGCGCCGTGGCCCACGCCGCGGTGAACGAAGGGGCCGTGCTGATCAACGACATTTCCGGCGGGTCACTGGACCCCCTCATGTTCGACTGCGTGGCAGCCGCGAAAGTCCCGTATGTGTTGATGCACATGAAGGGCGATCCGCAAACCATGACCAAGCTTGCGTCATACGAAAACCTGTTGCAGGAAGTGTTGAATTATTTTCACAAAAAAATTTACCAATTGCAGCTTCGTGGTATTAAAGATGTGATCGTCGACCCCGGATTTGGTTTTGCCAAAGGGCCCACGCAAAATTTTGAGTTGTTACACCAGTTGGAATATCTTCATCTGTTGAACAAACCGCTGCTGGTGGGGTTATCTCGTAAGTCGATGATCTGGAAAACGCTGAACATTGCACCGGAGCAAGCTTTGAACGGCACCACCGCCCTGAACGCACTGGCCCTCGCCAAGGGAGCCACGCTTTTGCGGGTGCACGATGTAAAAGAAGCTGTTGAGACTATAAAATTGATAACGTCAACCCTAGCCTCCCCCAACGGTTGA
- a CDS encoding DUF1599 domain-containing protein: MIEKTAQEYKEIIARCKALFEKKTRDYGTAWRILRLPSITDQIFIKAQRIRSIQEKGVQKVDDPISDEFVAIINYCIMALIQMQLADSASLEMTVEELEPLYDGAVNETFSLLQNKNHDYGEAWRDMRVTSITDIILMKLLRVKQIEDNQGKTLVSEGVKANYQDMINYAVFAMILSKA, translated from the coding sequence TTGATTGAAAAAACAGCCCAGGAGTACAAAGAAATAATTGCCCGTTGCAAGGCTTTGTTCGAGAAAAAGACCCGGGACTACGGCACGGCGTGGCGGATCCTGCGTTTACCGTCCATTACAGACCAAATCTTCATCAAGGCCCAGCGCATCCGCAGCATCCAGGAAAAAGGCGTGCAGAAAGTGGACGACCCCATCAGCGACGAGTTCGTGGCCATCATCAACTATTGCATCATGGCCCTCATCCAGATGCAGCTCGCAGATTCCGCTTCCCTGGAGATGACGGTAGAGGAACTGGAACCGCTGTATGACGGGGCCGTGAACGAAACGTTCAGCCTGCTCCAAAACAAGAACCACGACTACGGCGAAGCCTGGCGCGACATGCGCGTGACGTCCATCACCGATATCATCCTCATGAAATTGTTGCGGGTGAAACAGATCGAAGACAACCAGGGAAAAACTTTAGTGAGCGAAGGGGTGAAGGCCAACTACCAGGACATGATCAACTACGCCGTGTTCGCCATGATATTATCGAAAGCATAA